GTGTTGTACAGTAATTGcaatcgatgaagaaaagtcCTTTTCAATGTCTTGACTCTTTCTGGTGAGAGTTTACTGTTGGCAAAGAACAGCCTAAACGAATCCTCAATATTGTCCTCAGTACGGCTGCGGCCAAAATGCTTATTTAAGAACACATAGTCGTCCTCATCCGGTTCTACATGTGCTGGATCGACCTGCTCAACCATTTTATTCcgtttcaatttcatcccACAAATTCTAAATCCTAGAGATCCACTCGTCGTTGTCTTACTAACCTGCGCCAACCTTTCCCGTTTCTCCACACTCGCCTCGTTGTCATACAACACTTTCCCAAGCTTCACATCCATCACATTGGGCTCAGAGAACCCGTGCAACAGATTCTCCAGTACTATATATTTCCCACCTTCTGTTCCTTGCTCTCCCTCATTCAAAGTTCCAAGGAAAGTTGGCATCCAGGAGTACAACGGCACGTCTCCCTCTCTATTACCGTCATCATTTCCCTCACTATACATCCTCTTCTGCACCGCTTGATAAAACGCTAGCTCCCGATCCAACGCAGGTTTAAACACAAGCAGCCCATCTCGATCCGTTAGTGTCCCAGTATGACCAGCAGCCTGGTGCCTCAGCTCTCTGGGATGATTCATAGGCTCTTAAACTGTCGATTGAACTTCCAGTGCAGCCCGATGAGCTGGTGATTTTCCACCTAGGCTGGCGATTTACTGACGCCCCGCCTAGactggtgaaaaatctctgTTTAGCTCTTGAAAGGAGACCACAAACTAGGTAAAACCAAGCATATAAGGAGACTGTTAAGATGACAACAGACCCAACGGTGAAATTAAGATTTGCCAAGGACTCGTTGGTGGCTTCTTTGTTTGAGCTGTCGCGTGCTGCGAACCAAACGGCGTCTTCGATTGTCGACTTTTATAATGCCACTGGTagcgatgaggaagagaagatcGAAGCTTTCACGACTCTGACAGAGGCTTTACAACGTTTAACGTCTTCAACGAATTCTTTACATGGGATCAGCTCGGAGTTGGTGAACCCCGCTGAGGACGATAAGGAAGTGGTTCTGCCGGCACCCGTTGCAGCCAAGCCCGctccaagaaagagagcCGAACGTGATCCATACGCACCCAAGAAGCCCTTGACTGTGTTCTTTGCCTACTCTGCATTTGTGCGTCAGGAATTACGGGATGCACGCCAGAGAGCTGGATTACCACCTTTGTCTTCGACAGAAATCACCCAGgaaatttccaagaaatggaaagaGCTCAGCGAcgatgagaaggagaagTGGAAACAGGCCTATAATGTAGAGCTCGTTCATTACCAGTCTGAGAAGCAAAAATATTTGGAAGCAAAGAAAAATGGAACTTTAACTGTTTCAGAAGGTCCAATAACTGCGGCTATTCCAATTCCTTTTGATATTCAACAGGAAGAACCATTTGAAGCTGCTTCGAGGGAGAAACGTTCTCGTGATGAGTCTAGCTCTGGTTCTtctgaaaagaagaagaagaagaagaagaaggaccgtaagaaggataaagaatCAAGTCGTAACTGAGGGAGGAAGGTGTTGTTTTTATAATTATTATGTACAAGTCGTGTAAGTGTTTCACAAGTTCTTCTctatttgagaaacaatATCAAGCTTGGGCTTTGGAGCATCTTCGGGACGTTTCCATTCTTCTGGGAATACATGATCGTGTCTCTTCTTGCGCAGGTTCTTGGCCACGGTATGTCTAGTGTCTAGTGGCACATCACTAAAGTCATCTGTGAGGTCTTTGCTCTCCTTAAGGAGTCTCTGGAATACATCGTTCAAGTAACGAGCGTTCTGAGCAGCCTCTGGAAACTTACTGGTAGACATCTTAAAAACGTCTGTTAAATGGTCATAACGTGTCCTGGCCAGCAGACGGAATTTGTGCACTTCCTTGGCGCTCAATCCCAGGTCTTGTGTTTTCACCTGCAAAACCACTTTGCTTGCATTGGGATGGTCTTCGCCCAGATAAGTGGTGAACCTGTACTGAATTGGATGAGTTTTGGTAGCTTGTTTTCTGTATGGTTGACGGTATTGTGCCAACAAGGGCAATTCGTATGCTGCTAGTCGATTGTAAAACCTCTGTTCACGATGTTGGGCAACAAGATCTTGCGCCTGAGAAGGTAATTCATCGAACAAGAATGGGCGAGGACTATAACTATCCTGCAAACTACCTCCAATAATATCTGCTGCACCCTTTTCACCATTATGGTAGATCTTACGGATATCACGCTGTAGGACGCCAGTCTCTTCAGCAGTACTCAACAAAGCTTCCAATTCCGCATCGCACTGCTTGTAATTGGAACCCAATTTGACAATTCGCTCACGatacaattgaaaaatagACTCAGACGGCAAACCTTTCCATTTAGATGGCTCCAGATACAAATTGGGCGAGATTGACAGAGCTCTAGCGGTCTTGGGACTTGCTGCGCTCTTTGCACCAACAGTAACGCTTTCATCGGCCAATACCCTCGTTGAAGAGCTTAAAAACCGTGTAACGACCTTCCAATTCATCTCAAACCTACTACAAGCCGCCTCAATCGCCTAGCTGAGCTATTGAAGCTTCTTTCTAGAGAGCCTatggttgaaaaatttcaaacgTATTTTATGACTGTAGTTACAAGGGCTTCACGCACTTAAAGACAAGCCTGGATACTAGCTAAGTGTCAACAACTGCGATCCAAGCGGCTTCGTCATGGCCCCAAGAGTTGCCAAAAGGGGGAAAGGCCCCAGAGACCAGTCACAGGTGGAAGAGCCCGAAGTTGAACCACCTTCTCAGCTGCTGTCTGAGATACTGGGGACACTTTCGCTGTCCTTCGAAAGAGATATTGGAATGCTTAATGGGAAACATGTTCGTAGCGTTCCTGCAAGATCTGCATTGGTAGAATTGAGAGCCCAGTTAGAGAAATTGCTGGTTTCGCTTGGGAATATTGCCGAGAGCGATAGACATACTATTGAAACGCTGCGAAAGATTAAAGAGTCTCGGGTGGCTGGCCCTGAACAACAGTCAGTGCCTAATGGTAAGACAATTCCAGGTGAACCAAAGGAGCAGGATCTTGGAGAATTATCTGATGAAGGGAGAGAGCCGATTACGGTGAAGAGGAGAAAAAGATCCTTGAATATTGATAatgacgacgaagaagcGGATGAGAGTGAACGAGAGAAGCCCACAGATAACATTCCAGTGAGTCCGACCAAGAAAATTAAGCTTGATGAGCAGAACGAGCCTGATGTGGATGTGAGTCAGATGGAAAACGATCCATCGGTCAAGAATCCCAAGTCAGAGTTTGTAGTATCACAAACGCTGCCGGCGGCAGCAGCAGCGCTGGGGCTTTTTAGTGATACTGGTCTTGAAAGTACGGGTGAAGATAGTCTGAGGAAAAAATACGATGTGGCAAGTTATCCTACAAATGACTTGAAGGAACTACTCCCGGGCGAGCTACCAGATATGGATTTCTCACACCCGAAGCCCACAAACCAGATTCAGTATGGTACCTTTCTCAGTTTTGTCGAAAACTTCTTTCGTGCTCTCAACGATGACGATATCAAGTTGCTCAAGAGTAAGTACATAATCCCTGCtggtttgaagatggatAAACTATACGATCCCGAGGTGACTCCCTACATTATACCGAAGCTGGGACCCTTGTATAGCGACGTTTGGGACAAGGAGGATAATATATCCGGTCTGGCCGGTACATCTCCACCACCAGTCAACGATCCAACTGCGGTCTTGCCTCGCCGAAGTGCCGCCGATATAGCTGATGCCACTTTGGACACCGAAGAGATCTCTTGCGGTCCATTGGTCTCTAGGCTGCTGTCAGCAATCCTTAAAGAAGATGGAGAGAACGTACGAATAAAGCAAGAAGGAGATTCCTTAGAAAGTCGTGAAGATACTCCCGATCCAACTGCAGTCAATACACCGGCGAG
Above is a window of Torulaspora delbrueckii CBS 1146 chromosome 6, complete genome DNA encoding:
- the NGG1 gene encoding histone acetyltransferase NGG1 (similar to Saccharomyces cerevisiae NGG1 (YDR176W); ancestral locus Anc_8.374), whose amino-acid sequence is MAPRVAKRGKGPRDQSQVEEPEVEPPSQLLSEILGTLSLSFERDIGMLNGKHVRSVPARSALVELRAQLEKLLVSLGNIAESDRHTIETLRKIKESRVAGPEQQSVPNGKTIPGEPKEQDLGELSDEGREPITVKRRKRSLNIDNDDEEADESEREKPTDNIPVSPTKKIKLDEQNEPDVDVSQMENDPSVKNPKSEFVVSQTLPAAAAALGLFSDTGLESTGEDSLRKKYDVASYPTNDLKELLPGELPDMDFSHPKPTNQIQYGTFLSFVENFFRALNDDDIKLLKSKYIIPAGLKMDKLYDPEVTPYIIPKLGPLYSDVWDKEDNISGLAGTSPPPVNDPTAVLPRRSAADIADATLDTEEISCGPLVSRLLSAILKEDGENVRIKQEGDSLESREDTPDPTAVNTPASEVDNILRTTPSGTTSTLPNPQMWKINSINLDYPTFEERLKRELKFVGIYVNMPKDENNATGDDPDWLTGREDDEVSAELRELQNSLKQVTVKNQKRKTALVPLLERKLAWQEYSSILDDLDKQIDQAYVKRIRVPKKRKKQPSAASTAVNTENASQAAQQKAANSSLKALLDKRQRWISKIGPLFDKPEIMKRIPKESVFRDLDQEEEEEETDLFSQNGNSKDDELAEA
- the HMO1 gene encoding Hmo1p (similar to Saccharomyces cerevisiae HMO1 (YDR174W); ancestral locus Anc_8.372), with product MTTDPTVKLRFAKDSLVASLFELSRAANQTASSIVDFYNATGSDEEEKIEAFTTLTEALQRLTSSTNSLHGISSELVNPAEDDKEVVLPAPVAAKPAPRKRAERDPYAPKKPLTVFFAYSAFVRQELRDARQRAGLPPLSSTEITQEISKKWKELSDDEKEKWKQAYNVELVHYQSEKQKYLEAKKNGTLTVSEGPITAAIPIPFDIQQEEPFEAASREKRSRDESSSGSSEKKKKKKKKDRKKDKESSRN
- the ARG82 gene encoding inositol polyphosphate multikinase (similar to Saccharomyces cerevisiae ARG82 (YDR173C); ancestral locus Anc_8.371); amino-acid sequence: MNHPRELRHQAAGHTGTLTDRDGLLVFKPALDRELAFYQAVQKRMYSEGNDDGNREGDVPLYSWMPTFLGTLNEGEQGTEGGKYIVLENLLHGFSEPNVMDVKLGKVLYDNEASVEKRERLAQVSKTTTSGSLGFRICGMKLKRNKMVEQVDPAHVEPDEDDYVFLNKHFGRSRTEDNIEDSFRLFFANSKLSPERVKTLKRTFLHRLQLLYNTLLEEEVRMVSCSLLFIYEGEPKRWDALNDRDSLLRDEFIDSGDEDSDSENESTGGKTGLSSLSLIDFAHSKLVPGEGYDEGLVDAIENLMTLFHNICIRI
- the RSM24 gene encoding mitochondrial 37S ribosomal protein mS35 (similar to Saccharomyces cerevisiae RSM24 (YDR175C); ancestral locus Anc_8.373); protein product: MNWKVVTRFLSSSTRVLADESVTVGAKSAASPKTARALSISPNLYLEPSKWKGLPSESIFQLYRERIVKLGSNYKQCDAELEALLSTAEETGVLQRDIRKIYHNGEKGAADIIGGSLQDSYSPRPFLFDELPSQAQDLVAQHREQRFYNRLAAYELPLLAQYRQPYRKQATKTHPIQYRFTTYLGEDHPNASKVVLQVKTQDLGLSAKEVHKFRLLARTRYDHLTDVFKMSTSKFPEAAQNARYLNDVFQRLLKESKDLTDDFSDVPLDTRHTVAKNLRKKRHDHVFPEEWKRPEDAPKPKLDIVSQIEKNL